TCCATTCGCAAGGTGGGTGTCAATAATCCCGTGATCATGCTGGATGAGATCGACAAGCTTGGAATGGATTTTCGCGGTGATCCTGCCTCTGCGCTGCTCGAAGTTCTCGACCCGGCGCAGAACAATACTTTCAGCGATCACTACCTTGACGTGGAGTTCGACTTATCTTCCGTGTTTTTCATCACGACGGCGAATGACATGGGCCAGATTCCCGGACCCTTGCGCGATCGAATGGAGATTATTGAGATTCCGAGCTATATTACCGATGAAAAAGTGCAAATCGGTATGCGGTATCTCATGGCTCGGCAGATTGAGGAAGCCGGACTGAAAAAATCGCACTTGACGATCACGGAAGACGGAATGCGTGCCATTATTCGGGGATACACTCGTGAGGCCGGCGTTCGCAAGCTGGAGCAGAAGATAGGAGCCATTTCACGGAAGATTGCACGCTCAGTTGCCGAAGGCAAAAGGATGCGTGTCAGTATCACAGCTAAGAACGTCGCAACATACTTAGGTCCTGCCCCGTATGGAGAAGATACGCTGCCGGATCATCCGCAAGTTGGAATTGCACTGGGTCTTGCCTGGACGCCAGTCGGCGGTGAGATTCTCGTGATTGAGTCAACTGCAATGCCGGGAAGCGGCAAGCTGAGTGTCACTGGACGTTTGGGCGAAGTAATGAAAGAGTCTGCGCAAATTGCACTTTCTTACCTGCGAGCGCATTCAGTGAAATGGGACATCGAAGAAGAGAAGTTCTCAAAACAGGACATTCACCTTCACGTCCCTGAAGGTGCGCAGCCAAAGGAAGGTCCGAGTGCCGGAATCGCGTTGACAACTTCATTGGCATCAGTGTTGTCGGGAAAGCCTGCACGAAGTGACCTGTGCATGACGGGAGAAATAACATTGACGGGGCAGGTGCTCCCTGTGGGAGGAATTCGCGAGAAGATTGTCGCAGCCGCTCGTAGAGGAATCACCACGATCATTATGCCAAAGTCCAACGAGAAGGATCTCTTTTACGTTCCGGATAACATCAAATCGGCGCTGCGCTTCCACTTTGTTGATGATCTTGAGCAAGCCTTAAGTATCACTCTCAAAACTCGTGCAGGGAAGCGCGAGAGGAAAAAATAAGAGTGTCGACCACTTGAACTTGCAGAGGTCACGAGTTCGAGAGTGGCCAATCTGGTCGCTAATCTACGCACCACTGTGCGCTCATTGTCGCAGGACTATTCCGGCCTCTGTCGTACTGTTTTGTGATGCCTGCTGGGCCGAACTGCCGCGAGCAGAAAAGACGCCTTCCGACAGACTGCCGAAGCACATTGACGGACTACATGCAGCTTTCGCTTATCGCGAAGGCTCGGTGACGCGTGAGATAGTCCACTCCCTCAAGTTTGAAGGTGCGATTGAGTTGGCGCCTCGCATGGTGGAAATGATGCTGCGCACCATTCCAATCGGTTTCCTGAACAGTGATGATGTCTGGGTGCCGGTACCGCTGCATTGGATACGAAAAGGTGATCGTTCGTTTAATCAAAGCCAACTACTGACACGCGAACTGTGCAAACGCATTGGAGGGACGATTTCGGAAGTCCTCCGGCGTGTTCGGAATACGCCCGCGCAGTCAGGTCAGGGTATTCGGAAGCGCACCAAGAACGTGCGCGGTGCATTTCGATATGTTAGAAGCAAGGCAATTCCCGAATCTGTCATGTTGGTGGATGATGTCGTGACCACCGGTGCGACCGTATCGGAATGTGCAAGAGTGCTGAAGCAATCGGGCGTAAAGCAGGTACGCGTCTTAACATTCGCTCGCGCTGAATAGCAAAAAGGAACAAATGCATAGAGTCGCAAAGCCCAAGAGCAATTCAGCATCACTGCTGATTCTGGTGCTCTTTCTCTCGATATCTTCTTCAGTGTGCCGTGCGGGACACTCCCCGAATGAGCTTTTTGTAAAAGTTCGAGGACCCGTGTATCGGTCATCCCTTGACGGTGCGCTTAGTTCAGGTTCTGTTCTGATCAACGAGCTATCAACTACTCAGGCTGACGCATCGCAACCATACGGGACATTCGCCCGTTTGAGCGCTGACCTGGAACAAGTGATAAGACTTTCCTTTAGACACGAGGTGGACCTCCAGTCTCTCTTCACGCAGCTTGGCAATGACCCTGATGTTGAGTGGGTTGCTTATAATAATCAGTATCGAACAGTACAGGCATTGGACGAAGGATACACTCCAAGTGATGAATACTTCAATCAGCAGCCTTGGCTT
This region of bacterium genomic DNA includes:
- a CDS encoding ComF family protein produces the protein MNLQRSRVREWPIWSLIYAPLCAHCRRTIPASVVLFCDACWAELPRAEKTPSDRLPKHIDGLHAAFAYREGSVTREIVHSLKFEGAIELAPRMVEMMLRTIPIGFLNSDDVWVPVPLHWIRKGDRSFNQSQLLTRELCKRIGGTISEVLRRVRNTPAQSGQGIRKRTKNVRGAFRYVRSKAIPESVMLVDDVVTTGATVSECARVLKQSGVKQVRVLTFARAE